From one Neovison vison isolate M4711 chromosome 1, ASM_NN_V1, whole genome shotgun sequence genomic stretch:
- the FAM174A gene encoding membrane protein FAM174A yields MKVRHCSSCLSHLLALALLLLLLLPGLGGPLALLLKAAEAAPDRGQRTPPPLPPGPTAAQSPGRVPAEAAGPRGAEGGNGSSPRAGLSADDSGGKAGEEDSVGGSLAVSPNPGDKPMTQRALTVLMVVSGAVLVYFVVRTVRMRRRNRKTRRYGVLDTNIENMELTPLEQDDEDEDNTLFDANHPRR; encoded by the exons ATGAAGGTCCGGCACTGCAGCTCCTGTCTCAGCCACCTCTTGGCCCTCGCCCtcctgctgctgctactgctgccaGGATTGGGAGGGCCTTTGGCTTTGCTGCTGAAGGCGGCCGAGGCCGCTCCGGACCGCGGACAGCGGACCccgccacccctgcccccaggccccaccGCGGCCCAGTCTCCTGGCCGCGTTCCGGCAGAAGCCGCAGGGCCGCGGGGCGCTGAGGGCGGCAATGGCAGTAGTCCCCGGGCGGGGCTTTCAGCAGACGACTCCGGAGGGAAGGCGGGGGAAGAAGACTCAGTGGGTGGGAGCCTTGCTGTGAGCCCCAACCCCGGCGACAAGCCTATGACCCAACGGGCCCTGACCGTGTTGATGGTGGTGAGCGGCGCCGTGCTGGTGTACTTCGTCGTCAGGACAGTCAG GATGAGAAGAAGAAACCGAAAGACAAGGAGATACGGAGTTTTGGACACTAACATAGAAAACATGGAGTTGACACCTTTAGAACAAGATGATGAGGATGAAGATAACACTTTGTTTGATGCCAATCATCCTCGAAGGTAA